One window of Stigmatopora nigra isolate UIUO_SnigA chromosome 14, RoL_Snig_1.1, whole genome shotgun sequence genomic DNA carries:
- the tmem144b gene encoding transmembrane protein 144b: protein MLAAKCALLVISLLIACCHGEEGKASGGTGDEEVGAKGRSFGLNSTNNMTHFTYGIVANLAAMLLYGSNFVPVKRIETGDGMFFQWVYCAAIWTVSMVGDVMLHSPKFYPLAMLGGVIWATGSVMAVPIVKAIGLSLGVLIWGSSSLLIGWATSRFGWFGIPAESVSRPTLNFCGVGLCLLSSVIFFFVKTDLQENVNPESVPLLIERQTSSGSYGLTFPKFWIDSVTPKRRRLMGCLLAIVCGVLYGSSFTPILYIKSHSSHHDSVFHGASVYDLDYVYAQCCGIFVASTVYFIIYCVAMKSRPRLYSRVILPGLFSGSMWGLATYCWVLANNYLSVVVTCPMVTAGYGLVAALWGSLVFKEIKGLVNCLIFSLASCMVLMGSLLTAISNL from the exons ATGCTTGCGGCCAAATGTGCTTTACTTGTCATCTCACTTTTGATTGCCTGTTGCCATGGTGAAGAAGGAAAGGCATCAG GAGGCACTGGAGATGAAGAGGTTGGAGCAAAAGGTAGATCCTTTGGCCTAAACAGCACCAATAATATGACACATTTCACCTATGGAATTGTGGCAAACTTGGCTGCAATGCTACTCTACGGAAGCAACTTTGTTCCAGTTAAAAGGATAGAGACTGGAGATG GAATGTTTTTCCAATGGGTGTACTGCGCAGCCATCTGGACTGTGTCCATGGTTGGCGATGTGATGCTCCACTCTCCCAAATTTTACCCATTAGCAATGCTTGGGGGAGTCATCTGGGCTACAG gCAGCGTGATGGCTGTTCCAATCGTCAAAGCCATTGGCCTCAGCCTGGGGGTTTTAATCTGGGGTTCATCCAGTCTGTTGATTGGCTGGGCCACTTCAAG GTTTGGCTGGTTCGGGATCCCTGCTGAGAGTGTCTCGCGACCCACGTTAAATTTCTGTGGAGTTGGATTGTGTCTGCTGAG TAGTGTTATCTTTTTCTTTGTGAAAACGGATCTGCAGGAGAATGTCAATCCTGAAAGTGTACCTTTACTCATTGAAAGG cAAACCAGCTCCGGCAGCTATGGCTTAACCTTTCCCAAGTTCTGGATTGATTCTGTCACACCCAAGCGCAGACGCTTAAT GGGCTGCCTGCTGGCCATCGTGTGCGGCGTGTTGTATGGATCTTCCTTCACACCAATTCTCTACATCAAGAGCCATTCGTCACACCATGACAGCGTCTTCCATGGAGCCAGCGTTTATG ACCTGGATTACGTCTATGCCCAGTGCTGTGGGATATTTGTGGCCAGCACGGTCTACTTCATCATTTATTGTGTCGCCATGAAGAGCAGGCCAAGGCTCTATTCCAGGGTAATTCTCCCAG GGCTTTTTTCAGGGTCCATGTGGGGCTTGGCTACATACTGCTGGGTCTTAGCCAACAACTACTTGAGCGTTGTGGTCACGTGCCCTATGGTTACGGCA GGATATGGGCTGGTTGCTGCACTATGGGGAAGCCTCGTGTTCAAAGAGATAAAG GGTTTAGTGAACTGCCTAATCTTCTCCTTGGCATCCTGTATGGTATTAATGGGCTCCCTATTGACCGCTATCTCCAATCTGTAG
- the rxfp1 gene encoding relaxin receptor 1 gives MPSHNTRTKSTSCLLGLVPELCQCEDFELDCDRAQLHNIPVVAVNITKMSLQRNHLQRLKANAFIIYRSLQKLYLQHNEIEDVNPAAFRGLYNLTRLYLNYNRISVLMPGVFRDLHKLEWLILENNNIHHISPKAFSGLNSLVLLALLNNTLTKLDDICHEMARLNWLDLEGNLIETLENVSFYSCSMLTVLVLQRNRISHIDDQAFSVLQKLGELDLSSNKLKKIPHNLFVLLGDLLQLNISYNPIVELQVDHFDKLHKLKSLSIEGIEISNIQSRMFEPLKHLTHIYFKKFQYCGYAPHVRSCKPNTDGISSFEDLLANIVLRVFVWVVSATTCFGNIFVICMRSYIRSENKLHAMCIISLCCADGLMGIYLFMIGAYDIKFRGEYNRHAHAWMDSSQCQVIGSLAMLSTEVSVLLLTYLTLEKYICIVYPFRYLTPGWHRTVTVLLAIWVFGFMVAFLPLACKGLFRNFYGTNGVCFPLHYEQPETIWAHVYSIIIFLGLNLVAFLIIVLAYASMFYNIQRTGTQTTKYINHIKKEVTIAKRFFSIVITDSLCWIPIFILKILSLLQVEIPGTITSWVVIFILPINSALNPILYTLTTRPFKETLMQVWANYRQRRPAVASHPIHHPSLTWQEMWPLQDSCPAVGGIQHTAENPPAGLAALAENHTGVPV, from the exons ATGCCAAGCCACAACACCAGAACCAAGTCCACCTCATGCT TGCTGGGCCTCGTTCCCGAGCTGTGCCAATGTGAGGACTTTGAGCTGGACTGCGACAGAGCGCAGCTTCACAACATTCCGGTGGTGGCTGTAAACATCACCAAGAT GTCCTTGCAGAGGAACCATCTGCAGAGGCTGAAGGCCAACGCCTTCATAATATATCGAAGTCTGCAGAAACT ATACCTGCAGCACAATGAAATTGAAGATGTGAATCCTGCTGCTTTCAGAGGATTGTATAATCTCACTAGGCT aTATCTGAACTACAATCGTATTTCCGTGCTGATGCCGGGAGTGTTCAGAGACCTGCACAAACTGGAGTGGTT GATCttggaaaacaacaacatccaTCACATTTCTCCCAAagccttttcagggttgaactCGTTGGTCTTGCT GGCTTTGTTGAACAACACTTTGACAAAGTTGGATGACATATGTCACGAGATGGCCAGACTCAACTGGCT GGATTTGGAAGGTAATCTGATCGAGACCTTGGAAAACGTATCTTTCTACTCATGCAGTATGCTTACAGTCTT GGTTCTACAGCGCAACCGAATAAGCCACATAGACGACCAAGCGTTCTCAGTCCTTCAAAAGCTCGGAGAGTT GGATCTTTCCAGCAACAAGCTGAAGAAGATTCCACACAATCTCTTTGTTCTTTTGGGGGATTTGCTTCAACT AAACATTTCATATAATCCCATTGTGGAGCTGCAGGTGGACCACTTTGACAAACTGCATAAACTAAAGTCATT gagcaTCGAGGGCATTGAAATTAGTAACATCCAAAGCCGAATGTTCGAGCCTCTTAAACACTTGACGCACAT TTACTTCAAGAAGTTCCAGTACTGCGGTTATGCACCTCACGTGCGTAGCTGCAAGCCAAACACAGATGGGATCTCTTCCTTCGAAGACTTGCTGGCTAACATCGTTCTGAGGGTCTTTGTCTGGGTGGTCTCGGCAACCACCTGCTTCGGCAACATCTTCGTCATCTGCATGCGCTCGTACATCCGCTCGGAGAACAAGCTGCATGCCATGTGCATTATCTCCCTATGCT GTGCAGACGGGTTGATGGGGATCTACCTATTCATGATCGGGGCGTACGACATAAAGTTCCGTGGCGAGTACAACCGTCACGCTCATGCCTGGATGGACAGCAGCCAGTGCCAGGTAATCGGTTCCCTGGCCATGCTGTCCACAGAAGTATCAGTCCTGCTGCTCACCTATCTCACTTTGGAAAAGTACATCTGCATCGTGTACCCCTTCCGCTACCTGACACCGGGTTGGCACCGTACCGTCACGGTTCTCCTGGCTATCTGGGTATTCGGCTTCATGGTAGCCTTCCTCCCCCTGGCCTGCAAGGGGCTTTTCCGGAATTTCTACGGTACCAACGGCGTGTGCTTCCCCCTGCATTACGAACAGCCAGAGACGATATGGGCGCACGTTTACTCCATCATCATCTTTCTCG GTTTGAATCTGGTAGCATTCCTGATCATCGTGCTGGCATACGCCAGCATGTTCTACAACATCCAGCGCACGGGGACGCAGACCACTAAGTACATCAACCACATAAAAAAGGAAGTGACCATCGCCAAACGCTTCTTCTCCATTGTCATCACCGACTCGCTTTGTTGGATCCCTATTTTCATCCTCAAGATCCTGTCCCTGCTGCAGGTGGAGATTCCCG GAACTATTACCTCCTGGGTGGTGATATTTATCCTGCCCATTAACAGCGCCCTCAATCCCATTCTTTACACGCTGACCACTCGTCCCTTCAAGGAGACTTTGATGCAGGTGTGGGCCAACTATAGGCAGCGGAGGCCGGCGGTGGCCAGCCATCCCATTCATCACCCCTCGCTCACCTGGCAAGAAATGTGGCCTCTGCAGGACTCCTGCCCGGCGGTGGGAGGCATTCAACACACGGCTGAAAACCCCCCTGCCGGGCTGGCTGCCCTTGCGGAAAATCACACTGGCGTCCCCGTGTGA